The following are encoded in a window of Dehalococcoidales bacterium genomic DNA:
- a CDS encoding adenylosuccinate synthase, with the protein MPVIAVIGAQWGDEGKGKVVDMLTEKAGVVIRFSGGDNAGHTIINPWGKFALHLVPSGIFSPKAICLIGNGVVVNPGALIDEVELLNRCGVDTSRLLISDRANLIMPYHILLDGLEEKWRGGKAIGTTGKGIGPAFADKAARLGIRAGDLLDKEAFLERLRTILDYKNAILTKVYQVSPLSLDEIYQQYCQYGERLSPYIQDTTTLVDEALARGEMVLLEGAQGTMLDPDFGTYPYTTSSSPMSGGACLGAGISPVKVNGVLGVFKAYCTRVGGGPMPTELKDKTGDLIRDLAHEFGATTGRPRRCGWFDAVAARFSARLNGFTGVTLTRLDILDTFPALKICVGYQLDGKDIDYFPSSIAALERCQPIYEELPGWQTPTTHIRKYEQLPAQARQYIARLEELISCPVNLICVGPERDEAILKSPIL; encoded by the coding sequence ATGCCAGTTATTGCTGTTATCGGAGCTCAGTGGGGAGATGAGGGGAAGGGAAAAGTGGTTGATATGCTTACGGAAAAGGCCGGCGTGGTCATACGCTTCTCCGGTGGGGATAATGCCGGACATACCATAATTAATCCCTGGGGTAAGTTTGCCTTACATCTGGTGCCGTCCGGTATTTTTTCGCCGAAGGCTATTTGCCTAATCGGTAATGGAGTGGTGGTTAATCCGGGCGCTCTTATTGATGAGGTGGAATTGCTCAACCGCTGCGGCGTCGATACTTCCCGGTTGCTTATCAGTGACCGGGCCAATCTGATTATGCCCTATCATATTTTACTTGATGGACTGGAAGAAAAATGGCGCGGCGGCAAGGCGATAGGGACAACCGGTAAGGGTATCGGCCCTGCCTTTGCTGATAAGGCAGCCCGGCTGGGAATCAGGGCCGGTGACCTTCTGGACAAGGAAGCGTTTTTGGAACGGCTGCGTACTATCCTTGATTATAAGAATGCTATCTTAACCAAAGTCTATCAGGTCAGTCCCCTTTCCCTGGATGAAATCTATCAACAGTATTGCCAGTATGGAGAGCGTCTGTCTCCTTACATTCAGGATACAACGACACTGGTTGATGAAGCGCTGGCCAGAGGGGAGATGGTGCTGCTGGAAGGCGCCCAGGGGACGATGCTTGACCCTGATTTTGGTACTTATCCTTACACCACTTCTTCTTCACCGATGTCAGGAGGAGCCTGCCTGGGTGCCGGTATCAGCCCGGTCAAAGTAAACGGTGTTCTGGGCGTTTTCAAAGCTTACTGTACCCGGGTGGGCGGTGGGCCGATGCCTACCGAGCTTAAGGATAAAACCGGCGACCTTATTCGAGATCTGGCCCACGAGTTCGGCGCTACAACCGGGAGACCCCGGCGCTGTGGCTGGTTTGATGCCGTTGCCGCCCGCTTCAGCGCCCGGCTTAACGGCTTTACCGGCGTGACCCTTACCCGCCTTGATATTCTGGATACCTTCCCGGCGCTGAAGATATGCGTGGGCTATCAACTGGACGGGAAGGATATTGATTATTTCCCCAGCAGTATCGCTGCTTTAGAAAGATGCCAGCCCATCTATGAAGAGCTACCCGGCTGGCAGACCCCTACCACTCATATCCGGAAGTATGAGCAGTTGCCCGCGCAAGCCCGCCAGTATATCGCCAGATTGGAAGAGCTTATTTCCTGTCCGGTCAATCTGATCTGTGTTGGCCCTGAGCGTGATGAAGCCATCCTGAAGAGCCCGATACTCTGA
- a CDS encoding glycosyltransferase family 4 protein, producing the protein MKIALVSPYDFAYPGGVTNHISALESYLTRMGHEVKVIAPVSRAVSTFGDRFIPIGKPRPIPTSGSIARITLSVRLASTIKAVLERERFDIVHLHEPFMPMLCSAVLRFSNSTNVGTFHAFNGRPGYKLGWPIGSLVLKRRLCKLDGRIAVSGSARDFAIKYVPGDYNIIPNGVDLEHFSPDVAPIGEFCDGKKNILFVGRLERRKGLNYLIKAYRQVKQEVPESRLIVVGPGARPRKKYERWIKRWGLKDVVFHGYVPYAELPRYYKTADVFCAPATGRESFGIVLLEAMAVGTPIVATNIDGYTNVVTHGEEGLLVPPKDTGKLADALVSLLNNETLRRQMGDKGKAKAQEYGWERVARKVFDYYVTVLNGSPRQNNTGTGNGSNHKDKILERCDQ; encoded by the coding sequence ATGAAAATAGCCTTGGTTTCGCCTTATGACTTTGCTTATCCCGGTGGTGTTACCAATCACATTTCAGCATTAGAAAGTTATTTAACCCGGATGGGGCATGAAGTGAAGGTTATTGCCCCCGTATCCAGAGCCGTCTCTACTTTCGGTGACAGGTTTATCCCCATTGGCAAGCCCCGCCCTATTCCTACCAGTGGTTCCATTGCCCGGATTACCTTGTCGGTCAGGCTGGCATCGACGATCAAGGCTGTTCTTGAAAGAGAGCGCTTTGATATCGTCCATCTTCATGAGCCTTTCATGCCGATGCTCTGTAGCGCCGTGCTCCGGTTTTCAAATTCAACCAATGTCGGTACTTTTCACGCTTTTAACGGAAGACCCGGTTATAAATTAGGCTGGCCTATCGGTAGCTTAGTATTGAAGAGACGGTTGTGTAAGCTTGACGGTAGAATTGCCGTGTCCGGGTCAGCCCGGGATTTTGCCATCAAATATGTTCCCGGAGACTATAATATTATTCCTAATGGCGTTGATTTGGAGCACTTCTCGCCGGATGTGGCCCCGATCGGGGAATTTTGTGATGGGAAAAAGAATATCCTCTTTGTCGGGCGTTTGGAGCGGCGTAAAGGTTTGAATTATCTCATCAAAGCTTACCGGCAGGTCAAACAGGAAGTCCCGGAATCACGCCTGATTGTGGTCGGCCCCGGCGCCAGGCCGCGCAAAAAGTATGAGAGGTGGATTAAGCGGTGGGGCTTGAAAGACGTTGTTTTTCATGGTTATGTACCCTATGCCGAACTGCCCCGATATTATAAAACGGCCGACGTTTTTTGCGCCCCGGCCACCGGCCGGGAGAGTTTTGGCATTGTTTTACTGGAGGCTATGGCCGTAGGCACGCCGATTGTGGCGACCAATATTGATGGTTATACCAATGTGGTGACCCACGGTGAAGAGGGCTTACTGGTGCCGCCGAAAGATACCGGCAAGCTGGCCGATGCCCTGGTCTCCCTCCTTAATAACGAAACGCTCCGGCGGCAGATGGGCGATAAGGGGAAGGCGAAAGCCCAGGAGTATGGCTGGGAGCGGGTTGCCCGAAAAGTGTTCGATTACTATGTCACTGTTCTTAACGGGTCGCCACGGCAGAATAATACCGGAACGGGAAACGGCTCGAATCATAAGGATAAAATCCTGGAAAGGTGTGACCAGTGA
- the dapB gene encoding 4-hydroxy-tetrahydrodipicolinate reductase, whose amino-acid sequence LTADDIDEIDRLAKANKVGAVVAPNFALGAVLMVHLAKIAARYLDYAEIVELHHHLKVDSPSGTAISTARAMAQARNKPFEQPPEQKQASSSRGEQVEGIPIHSVRLPGLMAHHEIILGAAGQTLSIRHDTINRECYVPGVILAIKEVVKRQGLVYGLDILLNLQETK is encoded by the coding sequence CTCACGGCTGATGATATTGATGAGATTGACCGGCTGGCTAAAGCCAACAAAGTAGGGGCGGTGGTAGCGCCAAATTTTGCCCTGGGAGCAGTCCTCATGGTGCACCTGGCCAAAATAGCCGCCAGATATCTCGACTATGCAGAAATCGTCGAGCTGCATCACCACCTGAAAGTGGATTCGCCATCGGGGACGGCCATATCAACCGCCAGAGCCATGGCTCAAGCCCGGAACAAGCCGTTTGAGCAACCACCGGAGCAGAAGCAGGCCTCAAGCAGCCGCGGAGAGCAGGTGGAAGGAATCCCCATCCACAGTGTACGGCTACCGGGTCTCATGGCGCACCACGAGATAATACTGGGAGCCGCCGGACAAACACTGAGCATCCGCCATGACACTATTAACCGGGAATGCTACGTACCGGGCGTGATACTGGCCATCAAGGAAGTGGTCAAACGCCAGGGGTTGGTTTACGGGCTGGATATTTTGCTCAACTTACAGGAGACAAAATGA
- a CDS encoding inositol-3-phosphate synthase, translating to MGKINVAVIGVGNCASSLIQGVHYYSKAKKGEFVPGIMHVNLGGYHINDINFVAAFDIDRNKVGKDLAEAIFTLPNNTFKFTDVPATGVIVQRGMTHDGLGKYLSQIIKKAPGPTSDIVKILKETQTDVVLNYLPVGSEEATKWYIEQVLAAGCGLVNCIPVFIAREKYWQERFIEKGLPVIGDDVKSQVGATIVHRVLTRLFGDRGVKLERTYQLNFGGNTDFLNMLERERLESKKISKTNAVTSQLDYPLAEEDVHVGPSDYVPWLTDRKFCHIRMEGRTFGDVPLNLELKLEVWDSPNSAGVVIDAIRCCKLALDHGLKGALTSPSAYFMKSPPVQYTDDEARRMVEEFITANRSEKVKVSAKVTPE from the coding sequence TTGGGTAAGATAAATGTAGCCGTGATTGGGGTTGGTAATTGTGCTTCTTCACTGATCCAGGGTGTGCATTACTATAGTAAGGCTAAAAAGGGTGAGTTTGTCCCCGGCATTATGCACGTTAATCTGGGTGGCTATCATATCAATGATATCAATTTTGTGGCCGCCTTTGATATTGATCGGAACAAGGTGGGTAAAGACCTGGCGGAAGCGATTTTTACCCTGCCGAATAATACCTTTAAGTTCACTGATGTCCCGGCTACGGGGGTTATCGTTCAGCGGGGCATGACCCATGATGGACTGGGTAAATACCTGTCTCAGATAATCAAGAAAGCTCCCGGACCAACCTCTGACATAGTGAAAATTCTCAAAGAAACACAGACTGACGTTGTGCTTAATTACCTGCCGGTGGGCAGTGAAGAGGCGACCAAGTGGTATATCGAGCAGGTTCTGGCGGCGGGTTGTGGCCTTGTCAACTGCATCCCTGTTTTTATCGCCCGTGAGAAGTACTGGCAGGAGCGCTTTATTGAGAAAGGGTTACCGGTTATCGGCGATGACGTAAAATCGCAGGTGGGCGCCACTATTGTCCACCGTGTGCTGACCCGGCTGTTCGGGGACCGTGGTGTCAAGCTGGAACGGACCTACCAGCTGAACTTTGGCGGTAATACTGACTTTCTTAATATGCTGGAGCGGGAACGCCTTGAGTCCAAGAAAATATCCAAGACTAACGCCGTCACTTCTCAGCTGGACTATCCCCTTGCCGAAGAGGACGTTCATGTTGGCCCCAGTGATTACGTCCCGTGGCTGACTGACCGTAAATTCTGTCATATCAGGATGGAAGGGCGTACTTTTGGAGATGTTCCTCTAAACCTGGAGCTCAAGCTTGAAGTCTGGGATAGCCCTAACTCAGCCGGAGTGGTTATTGATGCTATCAGGTGCTGTAAACTTGCCCTGGACCATGGATTGAAGGGAGCCTTGACATCCCCCTCAGCTTACTTCATGAAATCACCGCCTGTCCAGTACACGGATGATGAGGCCCGCCGGATGGTGGAAGAATTCATCACGGCAAACCGGTCAGAGAAAGTAAAAGTTTCCGCGAAAGTAACACCGGAGTAA
- a CDS encoding aspartate-semialdehyde dehydrogenase, with translation MSYRLAIVGATGLVGQEFIKVLEQRNFPVESMSLFASDRSAGKKMYFAHQEIEVKETAAESFRAIDIALFSAGTEISHHFSPIAAQSGAVVIDNSAAFRMVPHVPLVVPEVNPEDIKLHKGIIANPNCSTIQMVVALYPLHKVNPIKRIIVDTYQAVSGTGSAAIEELTTQSKQILDGQNTVPHVYPHQIAFNILPEIDVFLDNGYTREEWKMVSETRKIMHASDIAISATCARVPVFTGHSEAVHVEFSRSISPEEARQILTQAPGVKLLDDPVISLYPQPWAAAGTDEVYVGRIRQDASNARGLAMWVVADNVRKGAALNAVQIAEVMVKNEWLRPTIGEENEEIRATADRDGNPLR, from the coding sequence ATGAGTTACAGATTAGCTATTGTCGGGGCTACCGGACTTGTCGGGCAAGAGTTCATTAAAGTACTGGAGCAGCGTAATTTCCCTGTCGAATCAATGAGTCTCTTCGCCTCGGACCGTTCCGCGGGCAAGAAGATGTATTTCGCCCATCAGGAGATTGAAGTCAAGGAGACTGCTGCCGAGTCATTCCGGGCAATAGACATCGCCCTGTTCTCGGCAGGTACCGAAATCAGTCACCATTTCTCGCCGATAGCCGCCCAGTCAGGAGCCGTAGTTATCGATAATAGCGCTGCTTTTAGAATGGTCCCTCACGTGCCGCTGGTAGTGCCCGAGGTCAATCCTGAAGATATTAAGCTGCATAAGGGGATTATCGCTAACCCTAACTGCTCCACCATTCAGATGGTGGTGGCGCTGTATCCGCTGCACAAGGTCAACCCGATAAAGCGTATCATTGTTGACACCTACCAGGCGGTATCCGGCACCGGTTCGGCCGCCATAGAAGAGCTGACCACACAGAGCAAGCAGATACTGGACGGGCAAAACACGGTACCCCATGTCTACCCCCACCAGATAGCCTTTAACATCCTGCCGGAGATTGATGTCTTCCTGGACAACGGTTATACCAGAGAAGAGTGGAAAATGGTCAGTGAAACCAGGAAGATAATGCACGCCAGTGATATCGCTATTTCGGCGACCTGCGCACGGGTACCGGTATTCACCGGGCACAGCGAAGCCGTACATGTAGAATTTTCCCGGTCCATTTCTCCTGAAGAGGCGCGTCAAATCCTGACTCAGGCTCCCGGAGTTAAGCTGCTGGATGACCCGGTCATCAGCCTTTATCCGCAGCCATGGGCAGCCGCCGGCACTGATGAAGTCTACGTGGGACGTATCCGCCAGGATGCCTCCAATGCCCGGGGACTGGCGATGTGGGTTGTCGCCGATAATGTGCGCAAGGGAGCGGCACTGAACGCTGTCCAGATTGCCGAGGTAATGGTCAAAAACGAATGGTTGCGGCCGACGATAGGAGAGGAAAATGAAGAAATTAGGGCGACTGCTGACCGCGATGGTAACCCCCTTCGATGA
- the dapA gene encoding 4-hydroxy-tetrahydrodipicolinate synthase yields the protein MKKLGRLLTAMVTPFDEEGAVDYKQAKKLALALLDSGSEGLVVVGTTGESPTLVREEELRLFREIKAAVGERGTVIAGTGSNSTAEAMEATKEAERIGVDACLLVVPYYNKPTQEGLYQHFKTIAQSTSLRCILYNVPSRTITNLSAETVVRLSQIDNIIGVKEASANIEQITQIINNTRDDFIVWSGNDGDTLPILAVGGYGIISVASHLVGKQIKEMVDSFLNGNSAKAAAIHRHLTPLINALFVVSNPIPVKYALNQIGFKAGKPRLPLTEPDEKSAAFIRDTLKKYQIDLPVGVPIR from the coding sequence ATGAAGAAATTAGGGCGACTGCTGACCGCGATGGTAACCCCCTTCGATGAGGAAGGGGCAGTTGATTATAAACAGGCCAAAAAGCTGGCACTAGCCTTACTCGACTCGGGGAGTGAAGGGCTGGTAGTGGTGGGCACTACCGGGGAATCACCTACCCTGGTGCGGGAGGAGGAACTACGCCTCTTCCGTGAAATCAAGGCGGCGGTGGGGGAACGGGGAACCGTAATTGCCGGCACCGGCAGTAACAGCACCGCTGAAGCCATGGAAGCAACGAAAGAGGCAGAGAGAATCGGCGTGGATGCCTGCCTGCTGGTTGTCCCCTACTATAACAAACCCACCCAGGAGGGACTGTACCAGCACTTCAAGACCATCGCCCAGAGTACCAGTCTGCGCTGTATCCTGTACAATGTGCCTTCACGCACCATCACCAACCTGTCCGCCGAGACGGTGGTCAGGCTCAGCCAGATTGATAATATCATCGGCGTAAAAGAGGCCAGCGCCAACATTGAGCAGATAACTCAAATAATCAATAACACCCGTGACGATTTTATCGTCTGGAGCGGCAATGACGGTGATACCCTGCCGATACTGGCAGTAGGCGGTTACGGGATAATCAGCGTCGCCTCGCATCTCGTCGGTAAGCAGATAAAGGAAATGGTTGACAGTTTCCTGAACGGTAACAGTGCGAAAGCTGCCGCCATTCACCGTCATCTCACCCCCCTGATTAACGCGCTGTTCGTCGTCTCCAATCCCATACCGGTAAAATACGCCCTTAACCAGATCGGCTTTAAGGCGGGGAAACCACGGCTTCCCCTGACCGAACCTGATGAAAAATCAGCGGCTTTTATCAGGGACACTCTGAAAAAGTACCAGATTGACCTGCCGGTAGGCGTACCAATTAGATAA
- a CDS encoding cupin domain-containing protein, which yields MVASKGLFSKAKDKAAITNLEGHFNLIAYELIRPAEDGSMHLRVVLDEVEPGGGIEPHYHDLTPACDHAYYVISGEILASLAGREEIVGPDTLIYCPTDVVHSLRNVGNSPAKLLRIGAAASGDTGGKSVFVKENQ from the coding sequence ATGGTTGCCAGCAAAGGGTTATTCAGTAAAGCCAAGGATAAAGCAGCGATAACCAATCTGGAAGGGCACTTCAATTTGATTGCCTACGAGCTAATCCGCCCCGCAGAAGACGGTTCCATGCACCTCAGGGTGGTGCTTGATGAGGTTGAGCCGGGGGGAGGCATCGAGCCACACTACCACGACCTGACACCAGCCTGCGACCACGCTTACTATGTCATCAGCGGAGAAATCCTGGCTTCGCTGGCCGGACGGGAAGAGATAGTGGGTCCGGACACCCTCATTTACTGCCCGACCGATGTAGTCCATTCGCTGAGGAACGTCGGCAACAGTCCGGCAAAGCTGTTACGCATCGGGGCTGCCGCCAGCGGCGACACCGGCGGCAAGTCAGTCTTTGTCAAAGAGAACCAGTAG
- a CDS encoding CDP-alcohol phosphatidyltransferase family protein, translating to MIKLAEARKSLAYHFTQPAVRLLAKAPVTPNFISWFGFLVTAGAAALIITEHFFAAGLVVLVAGFFDILDGALARSTNRVTRFGGVLDSTLDRLSEAVLLLGIMLLYAERQSVGGIMVAGVALVGSLMVSYVRARVEGIGLECPVGLFTRSERVVVLVLGLLVNQLIIALSIIMVFSYITVGQRLIYAWRQTKTQINLGGE from the coding sequence GTGATAAAATTAGCCGAAGCTCGTAAGAGCCTGGCTTACCACTTCACCCAGCCGGCGGTCCGGCTTCTGGCTAAAGCGCCGGTAACCCCCAATTTCATCAGCTGGTTTGGGTTTTTGGTAACCGCCGGGGCTGCGGCGCTTATTATTACCGAGCACTTTTTCGCCGCCGGGCTGGTGGTGCTTGTTGCCGGTTTTTTTGATATACTGGACGGGGCGTTAGCCCGCAGCACGAATCGCGTAACCCGCTTCGGCGGTGTCCTTGACTCCACCCTTGACCGCCTGTCCGAGGCGGTGCTGTTGCTCGGGATTATGCTCCTGTACGCGGAAAGACAGTCGGTCGGTGGGATAATGGTTGCCGGAGTCGCCCTGGTTGGTTCACTAATGGTGAGCTATGTCAGGGCGAGAGTTGAGGGGATAGGTCTTGAGTGCCCGGTGGGCCTGTTTACCCGGTCAGAGAGGGTGGTGGTACTGGTGCTCGGGCTTTTAGTGAACCAGCTTATCATAGCTTTGTCTATAATCATGGTATTTAGCTATATTACGGTTGGGCAGAGGCTGATTTATGCGTGGCGGCAAACAAAAACTCAAATAAATTTGGGGGGGGAGTGA
- a CDS encoding carboxymuconolactone decarboxylase family protein has translation MVEGPIKIFETLDPKFAKLIENTNELALSDGALPRKVKCLIGMALDAVAGTTNGVKSLAQQALNAGATKEEVVEALRVAQYINGVGPVYTAAPAFKELFPS, from the coding sequence ATGGTAGAAGGACCGATAAAGATTTTTGAAACACTCGACCCCAAGTTTGCCAAACTTATTGAAAATACCAACGAGCTGGCTCTATCTGACGGCGCCCTGCCCCGCAAGGTCAAATGCCTCATTGGCATGGCTCTGGATGCCGTCGCCGGGACTACCAACGGGGTGAAGTCTTTAGCCCAGCAGGCGCTGAATGCCGGCGCTACCAAAGAGGAAGTCGTCGAAGCATTGAGGGTAGCCCAGTACATTAATGGAGTAGGCCCCGTCTACACAGCGGCGCCCGCCTTCAAGGAATTATTCCCGTCCTGA